One Amorphoplanes digitatis genomic window carries:
- a CDS encoding ACT domain-containing protein yields the protein MLDLDLLPEEYAVCRLPAGSALPASLSSGPDVKGVISVTWAPDELSIICPADRVPEDATVEASWRCLRVVGPLDLALTGVLASLAGPLAEARVNIVAFSTYDTDYLLVPAVRLSEALDTLTAVGHRIAA from the coding sequence ATGCTCGACCTAGATCTGCTACCAGAGGAGTACGCGGTGTGCCGGCTGCCGGCCGGTTCCGCGCTGCCCGCCTCCCTGAGCAGCGGGCCGGACGTCAAGGGCGTCATCTCGGTGACCTGGGCACCCGACGAGCTCTCGATCATCTGCCCGGCCGACCGCGTGCCGGAGGATGCCACCGTCGAGGCGTCCTGGCGCTGCCTGCGGGTCGTCGGACCGCTGGACCTGGCGCTCACCGGGGTGCTGGCCTCGCTGGCCGGCCCGCTCGCCGAGGCCCGGGTGAACATCGTCGCGTTCTCGACCTACGACACGGACTACCTGCTGGTCCCGGCCGTTCGCCTCAGCGAGGCCCTGGACACGCTCACGGCGGTCGGGCACCGGATCGCCGCGTAG
- a CDS encoding arginine deiminase, with amino-acid sequence MVHYVDSEVSRLATVMLHRPGAELARLTPRNNDSLLFDAIPWVGRAQEEHDRFAAALRDRGVEVLYLGELLEQTLAVAEARAVLTDSVLADPRLGDSLRDRVGAHLADLGPPELARTLMGGLAHEEIKPGPGRMGGLVYELMDRHDFVIDPLPNLLFTRDSSVWVRDRVAVTSLAMPARDRETTLTRAIYTHHPRFAGTKLLYEPGLEHVEGGDVLLLAPNVLAIGVGERTTPAGAERLARRVFAAGLADTILAVPIAQERATMHLDTVCTMVDVDAVVMYPNIADTLRAYPVTPGYDGEPVVGPSRPFLDAAAEAMGIDRLRIIDTGLDPVTAEREQWDDGNNTLAIAPRLCVAYERNVETNAQLERAGIEVIAISGSELGSGRGGPRCMSCPIERVPL; translated from the coding sequence GTGGTCCACTACGTCGACAGCGAAGTGAGCCGGCTCGCCACGGTCATGCTGCACCGGCCGGGCGCCGAGCTTGCCAGGCTGACCCCACGCAACAACGACTCGCTGCTGTTCGACGCCATCCCCTGGGTCGGACGCGCGCAGGAGGAGCACGACCGGTTCGCCGCGGCCCTGCGCGATCGCGGCGTGGAGGTCCTCTACCTGGGCGAGCTGCTCGAGCAGACGCTCGCCGTTGCCGAGGCGCGCGCGGTGCTGACCGACAGCGTCCTGGCGGACCCGCGGCTGGGCGACTCCCTGCGGGACCGGGTCGGTGCGCATCTCGCCGACCTCGGCCCGCCCGAGCTCGCCCGGACGCTGATGGGTGGCCTCGCGCACGAGGAGATCAAGCCGGGCCCGGGCCGGATGGGCGGGCTGGTCTATGAGCTCATGGACCGACACGACTTCGTCATCGACCCGCTGCCCAACCTGCTCTTCACCCGGGACTCCTCGGTCTGGGTGCGCGACCGGGTGGCCGTGACCAGCCTCGCCATGCCGGCCCGCGACCGCGAGACCACGCTGACCCGGGCGATCTACACCCACCATCCGCGCTTCGCGGGCACCAAGCTGCTCTACGAGCCGGGGCTCGAACACGTCGAGGGCGGCGACGTGTTGTTGCTCGCGCCGAACGTGCTGGCGATCGGCGTCGGCGAGCGCACCACCCCGGCCGGTGCCGAGCGGCTGGCCCGGCGGGTCTTCGCGGCGGGGCTGGCCGACACCATCCTGGCCGTGCCGATCGCGCAGGAGCGCGCCACGATGCACCTCGACACGGTCTGCACGATGGTCGACGTCGACGCCGTGGTCATGTATCCCAACATCGCGGACACCCTGCGGGCGTACCCGGTGACGCCCGGATACGACGGCGAGCCGGTGGTGGGGCCGTCCCGGCCGTTCCTGGACGCGGCGGCGGAGGCGATGGGCATCGACCGGCTGCGCATCATCGACACGGGCCTCGACCCGGTCACGGCCGAGCGGGAGCAGTGGGACGACGGCAACAACACGCTGGCGATCGCGCCCCGGCTCTGCGTGGCCTACGAGCGCAACGTGGAGACCAACGCACAGCTGGAGCGCGCCGGCATCGAGGTCATCGCGATCAGCGGCTCGGAGCTGGGCTCCGGCCGCGGTGGCCCGCGATGCATGAGCTGCCCGATCGAACGGGTGCCGCTCTAG
- a CDS encoding DUF5926 family protein, protein MSKRRNPKATANAAPKRQKVRDIFVARPFESLADEPEWIALRELVPAASAPLALKPEIIEEYGDRPVTLSTVLPMAWPAMARQDGQVFVGLQRHVQSGDVSRDIAVAILCALKTEPGGTVAVPALPGEGPRLQDILVDGALDVTMHEGFEYWLDAEQAEDANVKASLERANASIYPTVRLGQPAAYWCRVQPDKSHVRWVLPQDEDTALDALARLSAGGDLLLGENTKFAGMFRAHGLLVPVWDVPGEPEGVDFEAPLSDFAKRYTDILAETGPLDAAGRRAKQGLVGRQLTLR, encoded by the coding sequence GTGAGCAAGCGTCGAAACCCGAAAGCCACCGCGAACGCGGCCCCCAAGCGCCAGAAGGTGCGCGACATCTTCGTCGCCCGACCCTTCGAGAGCCTGGCCGACGAACCCGAATGGATCGCGCTGCGCGAGCTGGTTCCGGCCGCCTCCGCGCCGCTGGCCCTCAAGCCCGAGATCATCGAGGAGTACGGGGACCGCCCCGTCACGCTCTCGACGGTCCTGCCGATGGCCTGGCCCGCGATGGCCCGCCAGGACGGCCAGGTCTTCGTCGGCCTCCAGCGGCACGTGCAGTCCGGCGACGTCTCCCGCGACATCGCCGTGGCGATCCTGTGCGCGCTCAAGACCGAGCCCGGCGGCACCGTTGCCGTACCCGCGCTGCCCGGCGAGGGCCCGCGCCTCCAGGACATCCTGGTGGACGGCGCGCTGGATGTCACGATGCACGAGGGTTTCGAGTACTGGCTCGACGCCGAGCAGGCCGAGGACGCGAACGTGAAGGCGTCGCTCGAGCGGGCCAACGCGTCGATCTACCCGACCGTGCGGCTCGGCCAGCCGGCCGCGTACTGGTGCCGGGTGCAGCCGGACAAGTCGCACGTGCGGTGGGTGCTCCCGCAGGACGAGGACACCGCGCTGGACGCGCTGGCCCGCCTCTCCGCCGGCGGCGACCTGCTGCTCGGCGAGAACACCAAGTTCGCCGGCATGTTCCGCGCGCACGGCCTGCTCGTCCCGGTCTGGGATGTGCCGGGCGAGCCGGAGGGCGTGGACTTCGAGGCCCCGCTGAGCGACTTCGCCAAGCGCTACACGGACATCCTCGCCGAGACGGGCCCGCTGGACGCCGCCGGACGGCGCGCCAAGCAGGGACTCGTGGGACGGCAGCTCACCCTGCGGTAG
- a CDS encoding sensor histidine kinase — protein MPDRPDYAALTRGQIALLDRINSGEAGLAVLTQLVRLAQDVLGGRGAGFAEYSPGHGRVIAASGGCEHALGLRVERDDARLREGPRTLLVPITSLDEEFAGEIEGGDRILGTRCETGGLIVGFLYVSYSGDDPDPTTEHHAVLELLAANIGHMYGDQAGLPVHGDGPVVAALSDGLAIIDRHGVVQLWNPAAEQLTGRSAAEMLQRELHLPVPPPGQVLVHRLPSGRWLKVTAGDLPGTPAMRVVTFRDSTDQDRRHEDRDLFVAVTSHELRTPVTVIKGYADTLTNHWDSLGEDGRQEAVRVIGARAGELARLVDRLLSATSDDGEVGGSAAGPFDLVDGLRAAARNLPADLHRRLILDRLPAELPKAFGDRDSLATILTELATNADRYSAPDTEVEVTAAADDTTVTFRVADRGIGVKPEHVERAFERYWQGESADRGRNPGAGLGLYLVRRIVERQNGWVSLRPREGGGTVAEVRLPRA, from the coding sequence ATGCCGGATCGACCCGACTACGCCGCGCTGACGCGAGGACAGATCGCGCTGCTCGACCGGATCAACTCCGGCGAGGCCGGTCTGGCCGTCCTCACCCAGCTCGTCCGGCTCGCACAGGACGTCCTCGGCGGCCGCGGCGCCGGTTTCGCCGAATACAGCCCCGGCCACGGCCGGGTCATCGCCGCCAGCGGCGGCTGCGAACACGCGCTCGGCCTCCGGGTCGAGCGCGACGACGCCCGGCTCCGGGAGGGCCCGCGCACCCTGCTCGTCCCGATCACCTCCCTCGACGAGGAGTTCGCCGGCGAGATCGAGGGCGGTGACCGGATCCTCGGTACGCGGTGCGAGACCGGCGGCCTGATCGTCGGCTTCCTGTACGTCTCCTACAGCGGTGACGACCCCGACCCGACCACCGAGCACCACGCGGTGCTCGAGCTGCTCGCCGCCAACATCGGCCACATGTACGGCGACCAGGCCGGCCTCCCGGTGCACGGCGACGGCCCGGTGGTGGCCGCACTCTCCGACGGGCTGGCGATCATCGACCGCCACGGCGTCGTGCAGCTCTGGAACCCGGCGGCCGAGCAGCTGACCGGCCGCAGCGCCGCCGAGATGCTCCAGCGCGAGCTGCACCTGCCGGTCCCGCCGCCCGGACAGGTACTCGTGCACCGGCTGCCCTCCGGCCGCTGGCTCAAGGTCACCGCCGGGGACCTGCCGGGCACCCCGGCCATGCGGGTGGTGACCTTCCGCGACTCCACCGACCAGGACCGCCGCCACGAGGACCGCGACCTGTTCGTCGCGGTGACCAGCCACGAGCTGCGCACCCCGGTCACGGTGATCAAGGGATACGCCGACACCCTCACCAATCACTGGGACTCCCTCGGCGAGGACGGCCGCCAGGAGGCCGTACGCGTCATCGGCGCCCGGGCCGGCGAGCTCGCCCGGCTGGTCGACCGGCTGCTCTCCGCGACCAGCGACGACGGCGAGGTCGGCGGCTCGGCCGCCGGGCCGTTCGATCTGGTCGACGGCCTGCGGGCCGCGGCCCGCAACCTCCCCGCCGACCTGCACCGCCGCCTGATTCTGGACCGGCTGCCGGCCGAGCTGCCGAAGGCGTTCGGCGACCGCGACTCGCTCGCCACGATCCTCACCGAGCTGGCCACCAACGCGGACCGGTATTCGGCGCCGGACACCGAGGTCGAGGTGACCGCGGCCGCCGACGACACGACGGTGACCTTCCGGGTCGCGGACCGCGGCATCGGCGTCAAGCCCGAGCACGTCGAGCGGGCCTTCGAGCGCTACTGGCAGGGCGAGTCGGCCGACCGGGGCCGCAACCCGGGCGCCGGGCTCGGCCTCTACCTGGTACGGCGCATCGTCGAGCGGCAGAACGGCTGGGTCTCGCTGCGCCCCCGCGAGGGCGGCGGGACGGTCGCCGAGGTCCGGCTGCCGCGGGCCTGA
- a CDS encoding glycerophosphodiester phosphodiesterase, translating into MSHDRPLVFAHRGGAEALPEHTLAAYLRALDEGADGVECDVRLTRDGHLVCVHDRRLNRTSNGTGLVSAKTLAELEALDFASWHPAAATEDLSAEHTRLLTLERLLDALRDRGRPVRLLIETKHPSRYGAEVERRLVEMLRRYGLAEPAPDDPIRVTVMSFAALALRRIRTMAPGIPTVYLMEILPPGVGRGRLPFGARIAGPGVGLVRARPNLVPNLRAAGHGVYVWTVNGDEDVSLVLAHQVDGIITDRPRFVLDRLEKVPPV; encoded by the coding sequence GTGAGCCACGACCGCCCGCTGGTCTTCGCCCACCGCGGTGGCGCGGAGGCCCTTCCCGAGCACACCCTCGCCGCGTACCTCCGTGCGCTGGACGAGGGTGCCGACGGCGTGGAGTGCGACGTCCGGCTGACCCGCGACGGGCATCTGGTCTGCGTGCACGACCGGCGGCTCAACCGGACCAGCAACGGCACCGGCCTGGTGAGCGCGAAGACCCTCGCCGAACTGGAGGCGCTGGACTTCGCCTCGTGGCACCCCGCCGCGGCCACCGAGGACCTGTCGGCGGAGCACACCCGGCTGCTCACCCTGGAGCGGCTGCTCGACGCGCTGCGTGACCGCGGCCGCCCGGTCCGGCTACTCATCGAGACCAAACACCCATCACGGTACGGCGCGGAGGTCGAACGCCGCCTGGTGGAGATGTTGCGCCGGTACGGGCTGGCCGAGCCGGCGCCGGATGATCCGATCCGGGTGACGGTCATGTCCTTCGCAGCGCTCGCGCTGCGCCGGATCCGCACGATGGCGCCCGGCATCCCCACGGTCTACCTCATGGAGATACTGCCGCCGGGGGTCGGGCGGGGACGGCTGCCCTTCGGCGCGAGGATCGCCGGGCCCGGGGTCGGCCTGGTCCGGGCGCGACCGAATCTGGTACCGAACCTGCGCGCGGCCGGCCACGGTGTCTATGTCTGGACGGTCAACGGGGATGAGGACGTAAGTCTCGTGCTGGCGCACCAGGTCGACGGGATCATCACGGATCGCCCGCGGTTCGTGCTGGACCGCCTCGAGAAGGTGCCACCGGTGTGA
- a CDS encoding rhodanese-like domain-containing protein translates to MFGPQVPSVTPPQVEASAYLLDVREPDEWAAGHAPDAHHLPMMEVPARIAEIPQETEVVVVCRSGGRSGQVVSYLMGNGWDNVRNLDGGMQAWAGDGRDVVSENGQPPRIL, encoded by the coding sequence GTGTTCGGACCACAGGTACCCAGCGTGACGCCGCCCCAGGTTGAGGCCTCGGCCTACCTGCTCGATGTGCGGGAGCCCGACGAGTGGGCGGCCGGGCATGCGCCCGACGCTCACCACCTGCCGATGATGGAGGTCCCGGCCCGCATCGCCGAGATCCCCCAGGAGACCGAGGTCGTGGTGGTGTGCCGCTCCGGCGGGCGCTCCGGCCAGGTGGTGTCCTACCTGATGGGCAACGGCTGGGACAACGTGCGCAATCTCGACGGCGGCATGCAGGCGTGGGCCGGCGACGGCCGCGATGTCGTCAGCGAGAACGGTCAGCCGCCCCGCATCCTGTGA
- a CDS encoding LCP family protein, producing the protein MTVQTPRRASSMDRDAATAPKRTDRPVSAAQTGKKKKKDPVWAKLTVVLGALLMMGSGAGIVGTKWMVSSTNSAVTQENLLGDTKKGAAEGGSDLNGPIDLLLMGVDARKRWAVDELHADTIIILHIPASHDQAYLVSIPRDTEVDVPAFPKARYPGGKAKATEAFFHGAQNGGGWAGGAQLMAQTLKNATGISFDGAAIIDFNGFKGVIDSLNGVKMCVDQRVKSHHMVTVDGKPMYLAEARKTGKTQTPIYHEKGCRDMEGWEALDFARQRYGLTHGDYDRQRHQQQLIKAMAKKASTSGVLTNPVKINSLIKSAGQAFVLDTGGVPVADFIFTLKGVAANDLVLLRSNNGTFAGNGSGRETITEKSRAMYRAVKQDKLADFIISNPDVVAKEK; encoded by the coding sequence ATGACCGTCCAGACCCCCCGACGTGCTTCGTCGATGGATCGGGACGCCGCAACGGCCCCCAAGCGCACCGATCGTCCGGTTTCGGCCGCGCAGACCGGTAAGAAAAAGAAGAAGGACCCGGTCTGGGCGAAGCTCACCGTCGTCCTCGGCGCGCTCCTGATGATGGGCAGCGGGGCCGGCATCGTCGGCACCAAGTGGATGGTCAGCAGCACCAACAGCGCGGTCACCCAGGAGAACCTGCTCGGCGACACCAAGAAGGGCGCCGCCGAGGGCGGTAGCGACCTCAACGGCCCGATCGACCTGCTGCTGATGGGCGTTGACGCGCGCAAGCGCTGGGCGGTCGACGAGCTGCACGCCGACACGATCATCATCCTGCACATCCCGGCGAGCCACGACCAGGCATACCTGGTCTCGATCCCGCGCGACACCGAGGTGGACGTCCCCGCCTTCCCGAAGGCCAGGTACCCGGGCGGCAAGGCGAAGGCCACCGAGGCGTTCTTCCACGGCGCGCAGAACGGCGGCGGATGGGCCGGCGGCGCGCAGCTCATGGCGCAGACGCTGAAGAACGCGACGGGCATCAGCTTCGACGGCGCGGCGATCATCGACTTCAACGGCTTCAAGGGCGTCATCGACAGCCTCAACGGCGTGAAGATGTGCGTCGACCAGCGGGTCAAGTCGCACCACATGGTCACGGTCGACGGCAAGCCGATGTACCTGGCCGAGGCCCGCAAGACCGGCAAGACCCAGACCCCGATCTACCACGAGAAGGGCTGCCGGGACATGGAGGGCTGGGAGGCCCTTGACTTCGCCCGCCAGCGCTACGGCCTCACCCACGGCGACTACGACCGCCAGCGCCACCAGCAGCAGCTGATCAAGGCGATGGCCAAGAAGGCCAGCACCAGCGGCGTCCTCACCAACCCGGTAAAGATCAATTCGCTGATCAAGTCGGCCGGTCAGGCGTTCGTGCTGGACACCGGCGGCGTGCCGGTTGCCGACTTCATCTTCACCCTCAAGGGTGTCGCCGCGAACGACCTGGTGCTGCTGCGCAGCAACAACGGCACGTTCGCCGGCAACGGCAGCGGCCGCGAGACCATCACCGAGAAGAGCCGGGCGATGTACCGGGCCGTCAAGCAGGACAAGCTGGCCGACTTCATCATCAGCAACCCGGACGTCGTGGCCAAGGAGAAGTAG